TAATTGtctagtaatttaaataaaaaattttaaatggttcagtctaaattgtaacttttttatttaaatttaagtaattatttttgcaCATCTTTTTAAGGGTAAACAATAGAtttctttattataattggTGACTATATTCAATCAAgcatgaatattttaaagatttttaatatatttcagttattttatttaaagaaatactACAATCAAAGAAACTAAATTGACGATCTCTCATTTTTTTCGTACCATATCAAGGTGTTTAATTGAAGCAAAATTTTAGCAGTTAATGTAACTTCTTCATATTGAGATAGATTCATTCCTTAAAAACTATCTTAGTTTTTGGGGTTCTCAAGCTCATTATTCTaatatcttcaattaaatgatCCAAATTACTACAAGAAGACCCACCAACATTAACACTTTGATTCGTTACCTTAGCCATTTTGGCTGCCGATTGTACAAACTCCTCATTTTGATCCACCATCCATTATGCGTAAAGAACCCGCCAACGGCTAGGTGGTTCAAGATCGCCTCTTGTGGTGCCCAATTTACTATGTAACCTTGATCCTTACTCTTCTCCATAAGCTCCACTACAACATCCTCCCTTTCACCATCTTTTCCAATGATAGAATTCGGCCTTACGACAAGCAAGAACTTCGTTTTACTGTTAAGAAGTCCATACCAAAGCTCTACAAGTTGCTCACTTGATGTGCCTGTAATGCTACCAAAACTTACATAGATAACAGATCGATTTGGTTGCTTATCTAGCCAAAAGATGCAGCTTTTATCCACTTCCCAAATAGTGTTCGAGAAGTGATCATATGATTCTCCATGTTTTGCCTTGAGTCTAGTGTTTAACTGAGTATGTAAGGGTCCAATGGCATAGACACGAGGGCATTTGGTGCGTATTTGAGATAGTATAGGCCCATCGAGCTCTTCGGCCATGTTGAGTATCAAGGCATCAGCTTGAGGGCTCTTTCGTGTTTGTTTTACATAAAGTTTGATAATTGAATATTCAATATCAGTTTCTCGATAAAAACTAGGAAGATCTCGACAACGGAGATAAGTTTTCATGCCTGGCACTGTTGTTAACAACCGGTTCATGTCTTCACTTCCTTTAATAGTTTAACAAAAACCTAGTTACTAGTGTCATGATGTGTCCTCTTTTATGAGTTGTACATGGCTCTCCACGGATGACGAGAATAGTACTATCAATTGTTGGGGGTCTGGTTGATTCTCAGCGAATGACATTTCAACAACTTCTCACTTCTCATAATGGAGCGAATGCCCTCCACAGAACTAAAAACAGTTCTAAACATGGTTGAAACGAAAACAAAGTTGATAAAAAAGAAGTTAATTTACCTTTGATAGGAAGCTCCCCAGCTTGGATTATATCAGGGACGGAATAATAAACCCATAAACTACAAGGACTGCTGGTACGAAAATAAATAATGGGGATTTCAAGCTCCTTTGCAACATCAAGAGCAAAGCCTAAAAACCTATCTGCAATTATGCAATCCACTGGTGGGCTGATATTGTTGAGATCATGTGTTTAAGATTGCtgccatttaattttttctgttGCTAAGTTTGAATAATTCTCCTTGACTTTAGGAGcttagtttttaatttgtttggtaTATTGTTACCAGATTTTTagaaccttttttttattatttttagtcttgaattttttgtatttaaaccGTTGAGGTGCAAATAAATTATCATTCAagtattcaattattttctatcttaaagcttcttttctcttatttctgCTTCAAATATCTCGATCAAGCATCAAAGTTTGAGTTCTAATCAccaacaaattggtatcagagttgttttcttgagggATCTGTGAGGTTATTTGCGTGTTAAGATGGAAGGAGTGTCTAGTTTTTCAGTTGCTGCACCACTAGTCTTCGATAGAGACAATTGCCAGATGTGGGCAGTTCGCATGGAGACTTACCTGGAGGCTTTGGATCTTTGGAAACCTGTAGAAGAGGATTACGAGGTCCCACATCTTCCAGCAAATCGTACTGTGGCACAGATTAAAGCACAAAAGGAAAAGAGGACAAGGAAATCAAAGGCAAAAACTTACTTATTTGCAGCTGTGTCTCAAATGATTTTCACACGAATAATGTCTCTGAAATCAGTAAAGAAAATCTGGGATTACCTCAAGGCTGAGTATGAAAGAGATGAGAGGATTCATGGAATGAAAGTCCTGAATCTAATCAGGGATTTCAAGTTGCAGAAGATGAAGGAGTCTGAGTCAGTGAAAGAATATTCTGACAGACTTCTCAGCATTGCCTACAAGGTGAGATTGCTTGGTTCTGAGTTAAACGACTCTAGAATCGTAGAAAAGCTGCTGTCACTGTTCCAGAGAAGTTTGAAACCACCATTACTACTCTGGAGAACACCAAGGACCTGTCAAAGATCTCTCTTGTAGAGCTCTTGAATGCTTTACAAGCACAAGAGCAAAGAAGATCCATGAGGTAAGATGGAGTAACAAAAGGGGCCTTACCTGTCAAGCATCAAGACAACAACAagtataaaaagaagaaaaattttaagaaccAGTTGACGAGTGGAGAAAATTCATCAGGCAATTATCAAAAGAGCAAAAGAGGAGGTGTCAAGAAATCCTACCCACCTTGTCACCATTGTGAGAAGAAAGGTCATCCACCATTCAAATGTTGGAGAAGACCTGATGCCGAATGCTCCAAATGAAATCAACTTGGACATGCAATAAGTAGATGCATAGGTAGTtgatcaagaagaagaagatcaatTGTTCGTGGTTGCTTGTTTCTCAGGCAGAGAATCAAGTGAGAGCTGGTTGATTGATAGTGGGTGCACAAATCACATGACGTATGACAAGGAGTTCTTCGCGGAATTGAGAAACACTGAAGTCAAAAGAGTGAGGATTGGAAATGGTGAGTACTTGGAAGTCAAGGGAAAAGGCACAGTGGCTATTACAAGCTATGAAGGTACAAAATTCATTTCAAGTGTTTTGTTTGtacctaaaattgatcaaaatctCTTAAGTGTTGGTCAGTTGCTGGATAAAGGCTATAAAGTGCTATTTGAGAATAAGCAGTGCTTGATCAGAGATGTTAATGACAGAGACTTGTTCAATGTCAAAATGAAGGGAAAAAGTTTTTCTCTTAATCCAATGGAAAATGAGCAAATGGCTTTTAAATGCAGAGTTAGTGCTACTGAGACTTGCACAAGAGACTTAGGCATTTTCACCATCGAGGATTGCTTCAAATGCAGTCGAAGAAGCTGGTGGAAAGACTTACAGAAATTGTTGATGATCTACCTCATTATCGAGCTTGTAAATTTGGGAAACAACATAGACAACCCTTTCCTAAACAAGCCTGGAGAGCCTCGAAGAAGTTACAGCTTGTTCATACTGATCTTTATGGTCATCAGAGAACGCCTTCGTTAAATGGTAACCTCTATTACATAGCCTTTATCGATGatgttggatttttttattgaagCAAAAATTAGAAGTTACTGGTGTGTTATGGAAATTCAAAGCTAGAGTTGAGAATGAAAGTGGATGCATGATTCAGATTTTAAGATCTGATAATGGCAAGGAGTACACTTCAGAAACCTTGAATAGGTTTTGTGAAGATGATGGAATTGAGCATCAGTTGACGGCGCCATacactccacaacaaaatggagTCAATGAAAGGAGGAACAGATTCATAATAGATATGACTCGATGTATGCTTCATGAGAAGAATCTTCCAAAAGGTTTTTGGGGAGAAGCTCCAAACACTGCTGTGTTCTTGCAAAATCAGATTTCAACAAAAGCCGTGAAGGATCAGACGCCATTTGAAGCTTGGTATGGTTACAAACCTTCTTTAAAGTTTCTTAGAGTGTTTGGCTACCTGTGTTTCACTTACATTCCACAGGTCAAGCGTGATAAGCTTGATAAAAAGGCAGAAGCTGGCATTTTTGTTGGGTGTATCACTGTATCTAAAGTTTACAGAGTCTTTCAACCACACACTAGATGTGTTATTGTGAGCAgagatgtttattttgttgaaaatgagcaatGGAATTGGGAAGACTCGACCAAGACGAACCAAACTTATAGTGCACCAAATTGTTTTACCATTGGCAGCACGTTAGAAGAGTTTGAAGATGAAGGGCAAGATGTTTTGGCTGATGATGCACCTGTTAGAGGTACAAGGTTGCTCTCTGACATTTACCAAAGATGTAACATGGCTATTTGTGAGCCTGCAGGGTATCATGATGTAAAAAATAGTCAACATTGGATGGCTGCAATGAAGGAGTAGCTTTCGATGATCGAGAAAAACAAAACTTGGGAGTTGGTTGATCGACCTCTGGACAGAAAGATAATTGAAGTAAGATGGGTGTTCAGAACGAAACTAAATCCCTGATGGTTCAGttaacaaattcaaagcaaGACTTGTTGTGAAGGGATATGCATAAGTCTTTAGAGTCGATTATTCAGAAACATTTGCACCTGTTGCCAGGCTTGACACTGTAAGGTTGCTGCTTGCTTTTGCTGCACAAAAAAACTGGAAAGTTTTTCAATTAGATGTCTTTCATGGGAAGACTAAGCATTTCAACATCAAGTTATTTTTGTTCGAGAAGTTTAAAAGAGTGGTGATGTGTCTCTTCGTTACTGCAAATCTGAAGATCAAATTGCAGATATCTTTACCAAACCATTGCCAGTTAGCAAGTTTGAAAGCTTCAGGAAGAAACTTGGAGTTTGCATCATCTAaacaaggaggagtgttgagaTAATGTGTTTAAGATTGCtgccatttaattttttctgttGCTAAGTTTGAATAATTATCCTTGACTTTAGGAGCttagtttttgatttgtttggtATATTGTTACCAGATTTTTAGAacctcttttttctatttttagtcttgaattttttgtatttaaaccGTTGAGGTGCAAATCAATTATCATTCAAGTCTTCAGTTATTTTCTATCTTAAagcttattttctcttctttctgcTTCAAATCTCTCGATCAAACATCAAAGTTCGAGTTCTAATCACCAACAGATATTTTCAAGCATCTCTCTCAAACCTGGCTCTATTTTCAATTCTAGGGCCTCTTCGTACATATCAAGGAACCAATTTCTAGACCTGGGATAATCAAGAGGGAGACCATCAGTTATGGTCTTGAATTCGAACCCTTGGCATCTTTCAAAGTGGGCAGCAATGTTGTTGAACTTGACCAAGCGTTCATGGTTGTAGTGAGAGTTGAGGAAAGTGAAGCCGGTGAGGGCCAGCAATTCAGATAGCTTAATCATAAAGTTTATATGGCCCTGTAATGGGAAGGGGAAGACGAGAACATGTGGAGGAGGAGCTTGTGAGGACCGATCCTTTTCCATCTAATTTCAAGATCTGTTTGAGGGGTTTTTTGAGATTTATGAGCTCAAGAACAAAGGTTTTGGGAGCTAGATAATGGCCAAATGATGTCTTTTAGGCCATGGATAATGTAGAAGTGAGTATTGAGTAGATTGAGTGAAAAATTTTcgtattaattaatttatttaattaaataaatttattcaattattgatGGTatgaaatacaaaattataCAGAGAAAATTGGGATGGAAATCCTCTGCCCCCAACTAATGCCCCATCTGTGTCCCATAACAAAACAATGCCacgtctttttttcttttaaattgtaaaGCATGCTCCTTTTACTAATAAGTGTTCtttcctaatttatttattaggttATATATTACTCGTAAaagaactaaaactaaaaaaaaattgttgaagagTGCCTTATACTAGCTTAGTAGATTGAGTTTTGACAATATAATTTTTGAGtgaaatctaaaatattaaatcaaactattaagttatttttttcttcttatcaaTTAAggctttatatttatttttgtatatataaatcatgtaataagtattgtataattaaaaaaaaagttagattCAAATATACATGTTCAAGAGCTAAGTTATTTGTTCTAGCTTGAAGATCCTCCAAAATTTAGGAAGGTTCAACAAGAATATTAAGACTGAAAGTGAGCTTGGCCAAAACAATTTTGGCCTATTTGAAATATGGATAGGTCCTTATCCATTAATGTGACGTAGTAGATTGTTATGAGGAAAGTTATCTTCATACAATGTGTGAATGACGTGCATCGTGGGGTCTATTCCGTTATTCCTTTAATTAGTTTGAGGTTGTTACGCTCAAGTGGTTCTCACATGATCTTATTTACATTTGAGGACCTAAAAAGTGGGTGGCTGGTCCTTTTTGAAGAGAGTGGATGGCCTTACCCAAGAGTGTTGAGAACGGGTGGTCAATAGCACAAGATGTTAGTACTACCTTAATCCAAGCAGGTAGTCCGTCAAGGCACAGTTTCAGATGGGGTTATCAGTGATGTCAACGCTACTTCTGATGCTGACACATGTTTGAATGGCGAAGAAGTATAACAATTGCCCTTCTAAGTTGAATGGGGAGGTTACAAAGTAGCCTTCCGTGAgacattattttaattgagCATCTGATGGTGGGAAATAACTTACTCTatcggagaagaaaaagaagcacTAGAGTTATTCTAGAGTAACTGTCATAAATGCATAGTTTTTGAAGAAAAGTGGCCATGATATGAAGCATTTGACACTACATAAGTGGCTAGATGCCTTGGTTATGGCTACTTTTCTCAAAATGGTGCGTTTAAATATGCTAAAGAGTTCTATAAATCTGGTTTGTTGTCTTCCCTGAAATTACTTTTGTCATTTTAGAGTTTTAAAGTTTTCTTGCTATTATGCTATTTGGAGTTCCTTTTTGGTGGTtgcaatttgaaaattttaacttttcatcgTCATTTTCGccgttttgacaagttaaacatGGCTAGACTTTCAAGGAAAGGAGGAAGAGTGGGTAGAGTTTCATCGCAAAGGGGTAGGGGTAAGTTTTCCAACCATTGAAAATAAGGTAACGAAAATAGTTCCTAGGGGAATTACAACGACTTTGAGTAATAAAGGGCAAATCCTTGAAGAGTAGAACGTTGTAGATGAGATGGTTGCACGTGGAGAGTATAGGTGTATTACCATAGAACGGGAAATGCAAAGGGTGTTAAAGTGCAGAGGGCTTATTCAAAGGCatcataaatatgaatttagcATTTTGGATATGAAGCATTATTTCAGCTTCATGCTTAGGCCAAACTACGAAGGGGGAATGCCAAGATTTTATCTGCCGTTGTATTTCTTGGAGGCATAGTTTCTCTTGCCTCTTCACCAGTTTGTCATGAACTTGCTGAATTCTTATTGTTGGCACCCAGACAGCTAGTTGGGAGCTCTTGGTGGTTGATAATTGGATTCATAATCAAATGTGGGTAAAGGGATATATGGCCTGATGTCTCACTATTATAGTATATATACAATCTAAAGGAAAAAGAAGGTCAGAGAGGGTTTTATTTCGTGGTTCGGAGGGAAGGGACAAAGCAACTTATCTATAGAGGAGTGGATAAGATGCAACTGGTTAAAGACGTGTCGTTGGAAGAAGAAGAGCGACTGGATAATTCTGTAACCGGTCGTCACTAAGGTAagttatttttcccttttttgaaaatttttttattataatatttttattctatcaTGGAATGTGTAGGGGTGTGCGAATGATAAATTCCTACGTATCTTTGGTGAATATAATAGTCATTATAAGCCGGATATTGTCAGCCTTCTTGAGCCTAGAGCTAGTGGGGATAAAGCCAATGCTATCATTACTaaattgggttttgaaaaatccCATTGAGTGGAAGCGATTGGCTTTTCTGATGGTATTTGGTTAGGTtggaaaaattcaattaatctaGAGGTGATTGGTAATCACCTTCAATTTATTTTGGCCTTTTATTCGTTCTTTTCTccaatcccaattgatatttaTTGTCTTTATTTATGACAGTGTTGATAGACAGAAAAAGAAAGTATTGTGGAGAGATTTAAGTCTTTCTATTTTGTGTGGGTATTATCCATGGCTGGCCATTGGTGATTTTAATGCCATTCtctatttggaaaaaaaatggctttCATTTGAAAGGATGTAAATGCTcattttttggtgattttatgGATAAGGATCAACTTCTTGATCTGGGCTTTTAGGGTCCTCCTTATACTTGGCGTTGGGGTAATCTTTTTGAGAGACTGGATAGGGCTTTGGGAAATGAAGCTTGGACAGAGTCTTTTCCAAACTGCTTGGTTACTCACCTTCACAGAATCAAATCAGATTATAAGCCTCTCCTTCTGAAACTTCGCCCAGACTTTAATCTCTCTACCGATAAACCCTTTCAATTTTTAGCTGGATGGTTTAAACACccaaatttttcagaatttgtAAAAGATAATTGGATTTTTATGGAGATACGCTAAGTACGATAGCTGGTTTCATTGATAAactcaaatattggaataaatGCGTTTATAGTTAACCTATAAGCTATCCAATTTACAACGAGCAATGGACCTGTCTGGCACTAATTCTCTAGCCTAGTGTGAATTGGAGGTCCGAGGgagtttaaaaatattctttatcATGAGGAGATACTTTGGAAACAAAAATTGAGATGCGAGTGGTTAAAAGTGAGGGATCATAACACCAAGTATTTTCACAAACGTACAATTTAGAGAAGGAATTTCGATAGAATTACTGCTTTATGTAATTTAGATGGGGAGTGGATCTTTGAACTTGTTGTCCTTAAAATATAAGTAGGTAAATTCTTTCAGAATCTTTATTGAGAGGCTCTTGGCCCGGTAGGGAATTTACTTTTAAGTGGCTTTTCGAATATTAACTAAGAGGATATTGATTTCCTTGGGAGGGCTGTTTCTAATGAAGAAATCAATATGACCCTTTTTAATATGGCTTAACTAAAGGCTTCAGGAAGTGATGGTTTTCACGTGTTGTTCTTTTAGACTCAGTGGGATAATTTTTCTTTCAGACTCAGCGGGATAATATAGGAGGAGCTATCTGTGAGTGGGTGAGGAAGATTTTTGAAGGTGGAATTattgactcaaaatttaataacacTCTTATTGTCTTAATCCCCAAAGTTCcaaatcttaaaaatttcttGCAGTTTAGACCCATTAATCTTTACTATAAGTTGGTTATTAAGGTCATCGCAAGCAGGTTTAAAAGTATATTTCCGAAGATCATTGGTTAAGAGCAAGCCAGATTTATAGCGGGGAGAAATATCATTAATAGTGTAGTCACTGCACAGAAAGTCTTACACTCTATGAAAACTAAGAAGAATCTCCAATGGATGgttgtcaaatttgatttgGAGAAAACTTATGATCGTGTACGTTGGGACTTCGTAGGAGCTTTACTCCATGCAGCATGTATTCcttcttattttatttaggtTATTATGAATGTTATTTCGACGTCTACCATGTAGGTTTTGTGGAACAGAGCTCTAACTTCCAAATTCAAGCTTGTAAGGGGAATTTCTCAAGGTTGCCCCTATCTCCGTACTTTTTCGTCCTTTGCATGGAGTGGTTGGGGCATCACTTTCATTCGACTATTTTGTCAGAAGAGTGAAGCCTTATTCAGTTATAACGTGTAGGGCCAAACTTCTcacatcttttcttttcagatGATTTAGTGACTTTTAATAGAGCTAATTTGAAGCACAGtggttttcttaaaaattttcagGATAACTTTTGTGAGCTTTCTAGTCATAAGGTCAATGCTAGGAAGACTAATGTCTTTTACTCTACTGGTGTTAAGGAATATTTAAGGAGGGAGTTAATAGTATCCTTGGTTTCCAAGAAGTTAATGATATGGGGCATTATTTAGGAATCCCTCTTTTTCATTAAAgagttacaaaaaaaaaaaaacactttggATTTCTTGATGGAAAGAGTTCGTAATCGCTTATCTAGCTGGGACACTAAAAAGTTTTCCTTTGCAGGGAATGTCACTTTAGCACAAACGGTTATATTGACTATTCTGAGCTATCTCATGCAATCTATTTTGGTTCTGAAGGGTATTTGTGATTTAATCAAAGAAAAGGCAAGGCAATTCATCTAGGGTGCTTTTaatggaaaaaggaaaataactttACTTGGGTGGGATTCCATTTGCCAACCTAGATCACGTAAAGGTCTTGGGTTTCATTGTCTGTgtgatcaaaataaaacctTCATGATAAAAATTAGTTACAGTCCTTATCACCAAGACTAAAGCTTTATAGGTTAGGGTTCTCAGAGAAAACTATGGAATTAATGGGACTATGCAGATTGTATCATGAGACATATATGCTCCTTTATATGGAAATCTGTGGCCAAGGTTTGGCCTCTACTGCATAATAATATGATTTGGTAAGTGGGTAATGGACGAACCATTCGTTGCTGGGAGGATGCTTGGGTACATAACGTGAGACCTTTAATTAATCATGTAACAAGTCACGtgaatatctattttaattGTAAAGTGAATGAGATGGTAATAGAAATGGTACATGGAACCTTGACTTATTTCGGGTATGGTTGCCAGAAGAAGTCGTCCAACGTATCATTAGCATTCCACCTCCCATAGAGTCAGTGGGGGTAGATACTCTTTCTTGGTTCGAAACTACTACCGATGTCTTCTCAGTTAAAAGCACATATTAGATGCTAAAGGAGGAGTCTTGGAATCCAAAGGATGACACTTGAAAAATCGTTTGGAAAATTTTGGGCCCTCTAAGAGTTAGACAGTTCATCTGGATAATCCTAAAGCAAAGACTTTTAACTAACTTTGAAAAGGTCTGAAGAGGAATTGGTCATGATGAGTCGTGTCATCTTTGTGGTCACCATACGAGGATGTTTTACATGTTCTTAAGGACTGTCCATGTGCGAAGGATATTTGGACTCAAATCATTTCCCccaatcaaaataaataattctttgAAGGTAATATTTAGGAATGGTTGCTCTCGAATCTACAGAACCAATTAGATAATAACACGAGAGATTCAGTCTGGGCTTGCTTCTTTGGGATAATACTTTGGCGCATATGGAGAAATCGTAACCTGTTCATTTTCAAGGAAAATCAATGAATCTGGAGGAAATTATTAAGGTTTCCTATAGTTGGGCAAAGCAATATTCCTCAGTCAATAATGAAGTCTTGGTGATGGATCTGCAACAATCTTCTGAACGTTTGGAATTAGGTATGGGTTTTTCTTAATATTGAAGGTGTTGTTaattctattttgatttttccGTTGCAGGTGGAGTAATATATGATGGGAAGAGAAATTGGATTTCGGGCTATAATCGTTTTTGAAAAGTGTTCGGTTGTAGCTGCGAGCTTTGGGACATATTAAATGGTTTACACATGCTTAAAAACAAAGATATGATGAGGTCACCATTCATTCTAATAACCTCGAAGTCATAATAGCTATTAGCGATAACAAACTTGAAAAACTAACCTTACTTTAATTAGGATGATTCAACATATCCTTGCCAACGAAAAGATATGATCATTGAGATATGTTTCTaaaatgaatagtaaaattgCATACGTACTAACAAAAATAACCCtcttaaatgattaaattttatatatgtttgataGCCGTTATGGAGATTAAGATGTTACGGAAGATGAAACCTTtggtttttacaaaattattataaaataaaaataaccaaaatattataactttttatttacaaaatattataaaatttttatttaccaaaatatacaaaaaaaataaaaaacagaaaaaaaaacctgacaACAGCCTGATCAGGTCAAtcacattggcggcaccaaaggtgccaaagagattggcggcaccaatggtgccaaaagactaaaatgtaactatctatagtttcaaggacctgacatgcaaatttaccattttgaattttgaaagtgaattgctgCTGCTGTGCGTGTGGggcgcactaaaattgaaatgtggctaattgccttctaagccctccttatttattattttctttttattccccttcaactcacttttatttaataaacaagccctcaacatatttttgtagttaaataagctcttaatctatgatttttactcataaaagccctttattttattattaaagtaaatatattttacctaaagtaaagctatttaaaaagtataaactaattcacattttatgtattattttggtaatttgatgagaatagtttatttaaaaatttactaaatttgatgagaatagtttataattatattttattttttctatttgggttacatttatgggtgatcggtttattattacttttggtTTTCAATAAGGCATGCCtagtatttctattaattttttaattaaatctaatattagttaagtgataattaagatacttagaattctaattaagtaataactctattttaatttaataaactattctcatttaataactttattttaatttaaaaaattaagttaattaaaatagagttattaaatgagaatagtttattaaattaaaatagagttattacttaattagaattaaaaGTAATAGAAATACCATACATgctttattgaaattaaaaaagtaataaataaaatacatcacccataaatgtaacccaaatagaaaaaataaattataattataaactattctcatcaaatttagtaaatttttatttaataaactattctcatcaaattaccaaaataacacataaaatgctaattagtttatactttttaaatagctttactttaggtaaaatatatttactttaataataaaataaagggcttttatgagtaaaaatcatagcttaagagcttatttaactacaaaaataggttgagggcttgtttattaaataaaaaagtgagttgaaggagaataaaaagaaaataataaataaagagggCTTAGAAGACAATTagctaaatttcaattttaatacgCTCCACACGCACAGCAGTAGCAATTCACttccaaaattcaaaatggtaaatttgcacgTCAGGTCATTAAAACTGCAgatagttacattttagtcctttggcaccattggtgccgccaatgtgattggcctgatcaggctgttgtcaggttttttttttctattttttggtatattttggtaaataaaaaaaatttataatattttggtaaataaaaaaaattataatattttggtaaataaaaaaagttataatattttggttattttttttatttttttataataattttgtaaaaaaccctgGGAGCACTAGAcacaatttatttgattattaatgcATTTGCATCAAATCAGCCTGCAATTAATGACAACATTGTCAAACTCATACTTTTAAAACTTGCAAAAAGAAATCAGAAAGATTCCATATTATTGGATGTCACGTGACTGCAATTA
This genomic window from Gossypium raimondii isolate GPD5lz chromosome 10, ASM2569854v1, whole genome shotgun sequence contains:
- the LOC105775714 gene encoding LOW QUALITY PROTEIN: 7-deoxyloganetic acid glucosyl transferase (The sequence of the model RefSeq protein was modified relative to this genomic sequence to represent the inferred CDS: inserted 1 base in 1 codon), producing the protein MEKDRSSQAPPPHVLVFPFPLQGHINFMIKLSELLALTGFTFLNSHYNHERLVKFNNIAAHFERCQGFEFKTITDGLPLDYPRSRNWFLDMYEEALELKIEPGLREMLENICCPPVDCIIADRFLGFALDVAKELEIPIIYFRTSSPCSLWVYYSVPDIIQAGELPIKGSEDMNRLLTTVPGMKTYLRCRDLPSFYRETDIEYSIIKLYVKQTRKSPQADALILNMAEELDGPILSQIRTKCPRVYAIGPLHTQLNTRLKAKHGESYDHFSNTIWEVDKSCIFWLDKQPNRSVIYVSFGSITGTSSEQLVELWYGLLNSKTKFLLVVRPNSIIGKDGEREDVVVELMEKSKDQGYIVNWAPQEAILNHLAVGGFFTHNGWXDQNEEFVQSAAKMAKVTNQSVNVGGSSCSNLDHLIEDIRIMSLRTPKTKIVFKE